Sequence from the Populus nigra chromosome 17, ddPopNigr1.1, whole genome shotgun sequence genome:
TAATGGCGTTCTCACCGACAATGATTCCACTGGTTCTGCTACCAAACTGAATATAAGCAGGACACCGAACATTCAAATGATATTTCCCAGAAATAAAGGTTCCAACTTTGAATCGGACACGACCATCAATCTTGATCATCAGCAACACAGTTCCTGTAGCTTGGTCTTGACTTAATGCAACTGAATTGTACGGAGATACAGGCACGGCGCTGCCGTAGATAAAAGGGGACCAAACATCAATTTCTTTGTGTCCTTGGTAAGAAGTAGGTATGGCAGTACGTAGAGTTATTTGTTGGTTACGGTATGTGGCATAAACATCGAGTTTATCATAGTAGATCCCGACTTTGTCATTGGGGTTGCGAGAGGATAAGGTGACTTGGAAGTTGGAAGTGAGAACATTTGGAGATGAGACGTTGAAGGCGTAAACTGTAGCATCTTGGAGGatgaattttggttttgaagGACGGAGGATGGCCCAAACTAAGAGAATTATGATGAGGACTATGAGGAGGAAGATTAGGATTCCGGCGAAGATTCGACGGAAGATTTTTCGGCGTCGGTGGCCGTGGCTGCCGCAGTCTTTGGATGACatggttgtggtggtggtggtgaagtgAAGAGAAAAGGAGGAGCTATGTGAGGTAGAGTTTCTGAGGGAAGTGTGGAGTTAATAACAAGAGAGGTAGAGGTAGAGAGGTTGGGTTCTTTGCTTTGTGTGGGGGTGCATTGACGGTGCCGTGCGATAAACGCGTTGTGTTTGGGTTTATATTAAGATCTTGCGAGAAGAAGTGGTGGTtagtgcttttattttttttcgagTTTGTGTAGTAGTGGTGGGACTTGGGAGGTCTTCGGTTAGTCTTTGATGTAATTACTGAGATTAATTTGTTTACTCGAAATGTAGGGGGGGAAAAAACTTAGTATAAGGTTTGTATTTGTAATTACCATTGTAACCCAAGATATTTTTGAGAACTTTtggtttataataattatattattattattatactataAACTAAAACATGTGGGTTTTATTATAgtaattcacaataaaaaaaa
This genomic interval carries:
- the LOC133677309 gene encoding NDR1/HIN1-like protein 1, which codes for MSSKDCGSHGHRRRKIFRRIFAGILIFLLIVLIIILLVWAILRPSKPKFILQDATVYAFNVSSPNVLTSNFQVTLSSRNPNDKVGIYYDKLDVYATYRNQQITLRTAIPTSYQGHKEIDVWSPFIYGSAVPVSPYNSVALSQDQATGTVLLMIKIDGRVRFKVGTFISGKYHLNVRCPAYIQFGSRTSGIIVGENAIKYQLVTRCSVSL